From Channa argus isolate prfri chromosome 18, Channa argus male v1.0, whole genome shotgun sequence, the proteins below share one genomic window:
- the LOC137103233 gene encoding nipped-B-like protein B isoform X3, with translation MLPVVLSLQCFGDVRCRKRLVTLSSLCIDTTIDLIFSMNGDMPHVPITTLAGIASLTDLLNQLPLPSPLPATTAKSLLYNGRISEEVSSLLVCRDENLVIQLAHSLNQVSTEHIELKDHLGNDDPEGDMPMLLQTLLSRNPKIFRDKSVIQQPLIQQYKISQNQVHGSPTSNYQQSTVSQSPSGCFTSPQSGSATRFVPQQNSPIPSPYTPQSPADYMQYNPPSYSQNPQTQQVVVGDIRNIHHNKVAGQLSNSFNHNVRLGSDEEYMNIAHKLENEENDPSMRAVAFPVKSPQSVCSPAGSEKTAETESRPPLIMQSPPPHVPSRVAPDLLLTSPDRKKKQKERSKEENEQINKNALYDIISSTSKDSARLTLKLSRVKVSDMDPHEKPPLMAHMNSDDETDLINSNNNDQLSRTTQPMSHNSEQANSKQAPVQPNSKTGIVSGVVYDDAEVDTLAELERVERESANERERWSKEVQDKDKPLKKRKQDSYPQESGADASDALTVQGGDNGIKLTPKKTSIASHGASRPALMVSIDLQQAGRVIGQPVVVLEAQKFCEDHIQHLTSETEGRLDKVVENRPRIIKQQADHTRKSGADGQPETLKQKQEGRRESKHRHDGKTDSGKGHSDDRRPDTPRQKHDKHLDSRQKQEKNHNSHGSQVSQPETPKAMTKAERNSRHREDKTRNRDRDKDKEREKGRTRDRDIDSRDREKERNGDKDKYREKHRDGDRERDRDGDREKDRDGEKEKDRFRDREINRGKDRHKDRDREKKKHTMSKENYNRHCPDGHTKSDGPKLKQDGSRKSTDLDGRQRTESSTIQNPKHKKEKKTGDDNHAGNKHSFEKKTSVFPSYLLGGTSGSLKNFVIPKLKRDGTDKNPKVSNELISWSKPLVRLERVSLIENLNKGAKPIVVLEKLTTDEVKKIIRESRNAHRSRNRPCFDEPMREMSFCERTNKRRHSVISKSSKYAEVDSEEEDEPEDNDDTNDESARKRYKKDKYKKWKHDGKQSSGDHHRSGGFHGGSDSRHHKRSPDNSDEGCPPPSINDVARELKKKEKQKSRKPYDSKLTTEEKMDSSTFKRFSARLDNILENLEDVDLVNTDDDEIPQELLLGKHQLSELASDSAKIKAMSIFNKLSSDKLVKILNILEKNIQDSVKLSTLINHDNDSMDEERLWRDLIMERVTKSADACLTALNIMTSPRMPKAVYIEDVIERVLQYTKFHLQNSLYPQYDPVYRVDPHGGGVHTSKSKRAKSSTHKQKVVLMLYNKVCEIVSYISELLEIQLLTDTTILQVSTLGITPFFVENVSELQLCAITLVTAVFSRYEKHRQLILEEIFTSLARLPTSKRNLRNFRLNSSDSDGEPLYIQMVTALVLQLIQCVVHLPSQNEEEEEHNKKVDKDFIITNSYETAMRTAQNFLSVFLKKCGSKQGEEDYRPLFENFVHDLLSTVNRPEWPAAELLLSLLGRLLVHQFSNKQTEMALRVASLDYLGTVASRLRKDAVTSKMDQKAIDRILRETSGNDEIQQLQKALLDYLDGNVNTEPSLIFARKFYIAQWFRDITTEAEKAMKSQNENNEDSKGRHHSRDVDLTGEIMQKAEAGKKFLRKVIKTSPSQFSSLRINSDTVDYEDSCLIVRYLASMRPFAQSFDVYLSQILRVLGESAIAVRTKAMKCLSEVVAVDPSILARLDMQRGVHCRLMDNSTSVREAAVELLGRFVLSRPQLIEQYYDMLIERILDTGISVRKRVIKILRDICLEHPDFHKITEMCVRMIRRVNDEEGIKKLVNETFQKLWFTPTPSHDKDAMTRKILNITDVVSACKDSGYDWFEQLLQNLLKSEENASYKPAKKACVQLVDNLVEHILKYEESLADCEDKLVTSDRLVACITTLYLFSKIRARLMVKHAMTMQPYLTTKCNTQNDFMVICNVAKILELVVPLMEHPSETFLTTMEEDLMKLIFKYGMTVVQHCVSCLGAIVNKVTHNYRFIWACFNRYYGALAKLKTQHQEDPTSSTLVANKPTLLRSLFTVGALCRHFDFDQEEFKGGNKIVIKDKVLELLLYFTNHEDEEVQIKATIGLGFQFIGHPELMFVQDVKVLYNSILSDENSLVSRKIQVLKNLQTYLQEEDSRMQEADREWNKQAKQEDLKEMGDISSGMSSSIMQIYLKQVLESFFHSQSTVRHFALSVITLTLSQGLIHPVQCVPYLIAMGTDPEPTMKNKADQQLVEIDKKYSGFIHMKAVAGLKMSYQVQQAINGSKGSVRGFRREDSDSALCSHLYTMVRGNRQHRRAFLISLLNLFDDSSKIEVNMLLFIADNLACFPYQTQEEPLFIMHHIDITLSVSGSNLLQSFKESLQKEPVPQEKKMKVKKKKKKKKKKLPLQRKYSSDDDDDVDEYNDDEQSSSKSSSSDEDDEIHHRQKKSVVSDSDSDLEDEDAVMDRLPENPNPLLDFASASQGILLLLMLKQHLKNLYGFSDSKIQKYSPTESAKVYDKAVNRKSKVHFNPRQTLDYLKSNLSNKDLSYETKRNIVKQYLDFKVLMEHLDRDEEDEEGEANANARNKAINSLLKGPKLQNHNHNNHTALLETDDEESEDEDPPARKPRKGGDSAEDSGHMNETVEVMDVIAICCPKYKDRPQIARVIQKTKSGYNIHWMTGSYSGPWAEAKKRDGRKKVPCVGTIKESEIIYKKISLTSGQKLTNKVAQTLRALYAAKEGTKS, from the exons ATGTTGCCAGTCgttttgtctttgcagtgtTTCGGAGATGTGAGGTGTAGAAAGAGATTGGTGACATTGAGCAGCCTGTGCATTGACACGACCATTGACCTCATCTTCAGCATGAATGGTGATATGCCTCATGTCCCCATCACTACTCTCGCTGGAATTGCTAGCCTAACAGACT TGTTGAACCAGCTGCCCTTGCCTTCTCCTCTGCCTGCCACCACTGCTAAGAGCCTGCTCTACAATGGAAGGATCTCTGAAGAGGTCAGCAGCCTGCTGGTTTGCCGGGATGAGAATCTTGTAATTCAGCTGGCACACAGCCTTAACCAAGTCTCTACTGAACACAT aGAGTTGAAAGACCACCTGGGCAATGATGATCCAGAGGGTGACATGCCAATGCTTCTACAAACATTGCTGTCCAGGAACCCCAAAATCTTCAGGGACAAAA GTGTTATACAGCAGCCATTGATCCAGCAGTATAAAATATCTCAGAATCAAGTTCATGGGAGTCCAACATCAAACTATCAGCAATCTACAGTTTCACAAAGCCCCTCTGG CTGCTTTACATCCCCACAGTCTGGGTCAGCTACTCGGTTTGTACCCCAGCAGAACAGCCCTATACCTAGTCCTTATACTCCTCAGAGTCCTGCGGACTATATGCAGTACAATCCACCCAGTTATTCCCAAAACCCACAGACTCAGCAAG ttgttgttggtgATATAAGAAATATCCATCACAACAAGGTCGCCGGACAGCTTAGTAATTCTTTTAATCATAATGTGAGACTAGGCTCGGATGAAGAATACATGAACATAGCTCACAAACTGGAAAATGAG GAGAATGACCCCTCCATGAGGGCTGTTGCATTTCCAGTTAAATCACCACAGTCGGTGTGTTCCCCTGCTGGGAGtgaaaaaactgcagaaa cagAGTCCAGACCACCTCTTATCATGCAGTCACCTCCTCCTCATGTGCCATCACGTGTAGCACCTGACCTGCTTCTCACCTCTCCTGACCgcaaaaagaagcagaaagaaaggAGTAAAGAGGAAAATGAGCAGATAAACAAAAATGCCTTGTATGACATTATTAGTTCTACATCAAAAGACTCTGCTAGGCTGACTTTAAAACTGTCACGAGTAAAAGTATCAGATATGGACCCACATGAAAAACCTCCTCTTATGGCACATATGAACTCAGACGACGAAACTGATTTgattaatagtaataataatgatcagTTGTCAAGGACTACCCAGCCCATGTCACACAACAGTGAGCAGGCAAACAGTAAGCAAGCTCCTGTTCAGCCAAATAGTAAGACTGGAATTGTCAGTGGGGTTGTGTATGATGATGCTGAAGTAGACACACTTGCAGAACTGGAAAGAGTAGAACGTGAGTCAGCCAATGAGAGAGAACGTTGGTCTAAAGAAGTCCAGGATAAAG ACAAGCCACTGAAGAAACGTAAACAAGACTCATATCCTCAGGAATCTGGAGCTGATGCGAGTGATGCGCTTACGGTACAAGGGGGTGATAATGGTATCAAGTTGACACCCAAAAAGACGAGTATTGCAAGTCACGGTGCAAGTCGGCCTGCTTTAATGGTCAGTATTGATCTGCAGCAAGCTGGCAGAGTGATAGGACAACCTGTAGTGGTCTTAGAAGCACAGAAGTTCTGTGAAGACCACATACAGCACCTAACATCAGAGACTGAGGGGAGGTTAGATAAAGTTGTGGAAAACAGACCCCGGATCATCAAGCAGCAAGCTGACCATACCAGAAAGTCTGGCGCAGATGGGCAACCTGAAACCCTTAAACAGAAGCAGGAAGGTCGACGGGAatccaaacacagacatgatGGCAAAACTGACAGTGGCAAGGGACACTCAGATGACAGACGGCCGGACACACCACGGCAGAAGCATGACAAGCATTTAGACTCAcgccaaaaacaggaaaagaatcACAACAGTCATGGATCCCAGGTCAGCCAGCCTGAGACTCCTAAAGCCATGACCAAGGCTGAGCGTAACTCCAGACATAGGGAAGACAAAACCAGGAATAGAGATAGGGATaaggacaaagagagagaaaaaggaagaactAGAGATAGAGACATTGATAGTAGAgatagagaaaaggaaagaaatggagataaagacaaatacagagaaaaacacagagatggagacagagaaagggacagagatggagacagagaaaaggacagagatggagagaaagaaaaggacagatttagagacagagaaataaacagaggTAAAGATAGACATaaagatagagacagagaaaagaaaaaacacaccatGTCAAAGGAAAACTACAACAGACACTGTCCAGATGGCCATACTAAATCTGATGGTCCTAAATTGAAGCAAGATGGAAGCAGAAAATCTACTGACCTTGATGGTCGCCAGAGGACAGAAAGTTCCACCATTCAAAACCCCAAAcacaagaaggagaaaaaaactggGGATGACAATCATGCTGGAAACAAACATtcatttgagaaaaaaacaagtgtgttcCCTTCATACCTGCTGGGTGGCACATCAGGGAGTCTGAAGAACTTTGTGATTCCTAAATTGAAACGAGATGGGACAGATAAAAACCCCAAAGTTTCAAACGAACTGATTAGTTGGAGCAAACCCCTGGTCAGATTGGAAAGGGTGTCATTGATAGAGAATTTGAACAAAGGTGCTAAGCCTATTGTTGTCCTTGAGAAACTTACTACtgatgaagtaaaaaaaatcattagggAAAGCAGGAATGCACACAGATCCAGGAACAGGCCCTGCTTTGACGAACCAATGAGAG AGATGTCTTTTTGTGAGAGGACAAATAAGCGAAGGCACAGTGTGATCAGTAAGAGTTCCAAGTATGCTGAGGTAGattcagaagaagaagatgaaccTGAAGATAATGATGACACTAATGATGAAT CTGCTCGGAAAAGGTACAAGAAAGACAAGTACAAGAAATGGAAGCACGATGGGAAACAAAGTTCTGGAGACCACCATCGGAGTGGAGGTTTTCATGGGGGGTCTGATAGCCGTCACCATAAAAGGAGCCCTGATAATTCAGATGAAGGCTGTCCTCCGCCAAGCATAAATGATG TCGCCAGAGAAttgaagaaaaaggagaaacagaaaagcaggaaGCCATATGATTCCAAGCTAACAACAGAAG AAAAGATGGACTCCTCCACATTTAAGAGATTTTCAGCCAGGTTGGACAACATTCTTGAAAACCTAGAGGATGTGGACCTTGTTAACACAG ATGATGATGAGATACCACAAGAGCTCTTGCTTGGAAAGCACCAATTGAGTGAGCTAGCCAGTGATTCAGCTAAGATTAAAGCTATGAGCATCTTTAACAAG CTTTCATCTGATAAACTggtgaaaattttaaatattcttgaGAAGAACATTCAGGACAGTGTTAAACTTTCCACATTAATTAATCAC GATAATGACTCTATGGATGAAGAGCGGTTGTGGCGTGACCTTATCATGGAGAGGGTGACAAAATCTGCTGATGCCTGTCTAACTGCACTCAACATAATGACATCTCCACGCATGCCCAAGGCTGTGTATATAGAGGATGTGATTGAGAGGGTGTTGCAGTACACAAAGTTTCATCTGCAAAACTCTTTGTACCCTCAGTATGACCCGGTTTACAGAGTGGATCCCCATGGAG GAGGAGTACATACTTCAAAATCCAAGAGAGCAAAGAGTTCCACCCATAAACAGAAGGTGGTACTCATGCTTTACAACAAGGTTTGTGAAATTGTCAGCTATATCTCAGAGCTTCTGGAGATTCAGCTGCTAACTGACACAACAATTCTTCAG GTTTCCACCCTGGGTATTACACCGTTTTTTGTGGAAAATGTCAGTGAACTGCAGTTATGTGCTATCACACTAGTTACAGCA GTCTTCTCTCGCTATGAGAAGCACAGGCAGCTCATTCTTGAGGAGATCTTCACTTCCCTCGCCAGACTGCCTACTAGTAAACGCAACCTCAGGAACTTTAG GCTAAACAGCAGTGATTCAGATGGAGAACCCCTATATATCCAGATGGTCACAGCACTGGTGCTTCAACTCATTCAGTGTGTGGTACACCTTCCTTCGCagaatgaagaggaggaagagcacAATAAAAAG GTGGATAAAGATTTCATTATCACAAATTCTTATGAAACTGCCATGAGAACAGCTCAGAACTTCCTGTCGGTTTTTCTCAAAAA GTGTGGGAGTAAGCAGGGAGAGGAGGACTACAGGCCTCTGTTTGAGAACTTTGTTCATGACCTGCTGTCTACAGTCAACAGGCCTGAATGGCCGGCAGCTGAACTGCTGCTCAGTTTACTTGGCCGGCTCTTG GTGCACCAGTTCAGTAACAAGCAGACAGAAATGGCGCTCAGGGTGGCATCACTGGACTACCTCGGCACTGTTGCTTCACGCCTGCGTAAAGATGCTGTCACTAGCAAGATGGATCAAAAGGCTATTGACCGCATCCTtagagag ACTTCAGGTAATGATGAGATCCAGCAACTCCAGAAGGCATTGCTAGACTACCTAGATGGGAATGTAAACACAGAACCATCTCTAATA TTTGCCAGGAAGTTTTACATAGCTCAGTGGTTCAGGGACATTACGACCGAGGCAGAAAAAGCGATGAAGTCCCAAAATGAGAACAATGAAGACTCAAAAGGTCGACATCATTCAAGGGATGTCGATTTAACTGGTGAGATTATGCAGAAAGCCGAGGCAGGAAAGAAATTCTTGCGGAAGGTCATCAAGACTTCACCATCTCAATTTAGTTCTCTGAG GATAAACTCTGACACAGTAGACTATGAGGACTCCTGTCTGATTGTCAGATATCTGGCCTCTATGAGGCCATTTGCGCAGAGTTTTGATGTTTATTTATCTCAG ATTCTGAGAGTACTGGGTGAGAGTGCTATTGCAGTCAGAACTAAAGCGATGAAGTGTCTCTCTGAAGTAGTGGCTGTGGATCCAAGTATTCTGGCAAGG TTGGATATGCAACGTGGGGTTCATTGTCGCCTCATGGACAACTCCACTAGTGTGAGAGAAGCCGCTGTGGAACTCCTTGGGCGTTTTGTGCTAAGTCGACCTCAGCTCATTGAGCAGTACTATGATATGCTCATTGAAAGGATATTG GACACGGGTATCAGTGTAAGAAAGAGGGTCATTAAGATCTTGAGGGATATTTGCCTAGAACACCCAGACTTCCACAAGATCACCGAAATGTGTGTCAGGATGATCCGAAGAGTCAACGATGAAGAGGGGATCaag AAACTGGTAAATGAGACGTTCCAAAAGCTCTGGTTCACCCCCACACCCAGTCACGACAAAGATGCCATGACCAGAAAGATCCTCAACATCACAGATGTA GTGTCCGCATGTAAAGATTCTGGTTATGACTGGTTTGAGCAGCTTCTCCAAAAT ctACTAAAGTCAGAAGAGAATGCTTCCTACAAACCTGCCAAGAAGGCCTGTGTTCAGTTGGTGGACAACCTTGTAGAACACATACTGAAATATGAGGAGTCTCTTGCAG ACTGTGAGGATAAATTGGTTACCTCAGATCGGCTGGTAGCATGCATCACCACACTCTACTTGTTTAGCAAGATCAGAGCACGGTTAATGGTCAAACATGCCATGACTATGCAGCCGTATTTGACGACCAAGTGCAAT ACTCAAAATGACTTCATGGTGATATGTAATGTGGCCAAGATCCTGGAGCTGGTTGTGCCTCTGATGGAGCACCCAAGTGAGACTTTCCTCACTACCATGGAAGAAGACCTGATGAAGCTCATCTTCAAATATGGCATGACG GTTGTACAGCATTGTGTGAGCTGTCTTGGTGCTATTGTGAACAAGGTCACACACAACTACAGATTTATTTGGGCTTGTTTTAATCGTTATTATG gAGCTCTTGCAAAACTTAAGACTCAGCACCAAGAGGACCCCACTAGTTCCACTCTGGTTGCTAACAAACCCACTCTACTGCGCTCACTGTTTACTGTGGGAGCTCTCTGTCGACACTTTGATTTTGACCAAGAAGAGTTTAAGGGTGGTAACAAG ATTGTTATTAAGGACAAAGTATTGGAGCTTCTGCTGTATTTCACCAATCATGAAGATGAGGAGGTCCAGATCAAGGCCACTATAGGTCTAG GCTTCCAGTTCATCGGGCACCCAGAGCTCATGTTTGTGCAAGATGTGAAGGTTCTGTATAACAGTATCCTCTCAGATGAGAACAGTCTGGTCAGTCGGAAGATCCAGGTGCTTAAAAACCTGCAAACATACCTGCAGGAGGAGGACTCTCGAATGCAGGAGGCTGATCGCGAAT ggAATAAGCAAGCCAAGCAGGAGGATCTGAAAGAAATGGGGGACATCTCATCAGGCATGAGTAGCTCTATAATGCAGATTTACCTGAAGCAGGTGCTGGAGTCATTCTTTCACTCTCAGTCTACTGTTCGGCACTTTGCCCTGAGTGTCATTACACTGACTCTGAGCCAGGGCCTCATCCATCCTGTGCAG TGCGTGCCCTACTTAATTGCCATGGGAACAGATCCTGAGCCAACCATGAAGAACAAGGCTGATCAACAGCTGGTAGAGATTGACAAGAAATACTCAGGATTCATCCAT ATGAAGGCTGTTGCAGGGCTGAAAATGTCTTATCAAGTGCAGCAGGCCATAAATGGATCCAAAGGGTCTGTCCGAGGTTTTCGTCGTGAGGACTCGGATTCGGCCCTCTGCTCTCACCTCTACACCATGGTTCGTGGGAACCGACAACACAGAAGGGCTTTCCTCATTTCCCTGCTCAATCTATTTGATGATAGCTCT AAAATAGAGGTGAACATGCTGCTGTTCATAGCAGACAACTTGGCTTGTTTCCCATACCAGACCCAAGAGGAGCCTCTTTTCATCATGCACCATATAGATATTACTCTTTCTGTATCTGGTAGCAACCTTCTGCAGTCTTTCAAGGAG TCTTTACAGAAAGAGCCTGTACCacaggaaaagaagatgaaggtgaaaaagaagaagaagaagaaaaagaagaagctgcCTCTGCAAAGGAAATACAGCTcggacgatgatgatgatgttgatgaaTACAATGATGATGAACAGAGCAGTAGCAAATCCAGCAGCAGCGATGAGGATGATGAGATACACCACAGGCAAAAGAAATCTGTAGtctctgattctgattctgaccTGGAAGATGAAGATGCTGTGATGGACCGTCTACCTGAAAACCCAAACCCTCTGCTGGACTTTGCCAGTGCTTCACAGGGTATTCTTCTGCTTTTGATGCTTAAACAACATCTGAAGAATCTGTATGGCTTTTCAGACAG CAAAATTCAGAAATATTCTCCAACGGAATCTGCCAAAGTGTATGACAAAGCAGTGAACAGGAAATCTAAAGTGCACTTCAATCCTCGTCAGACACTGGACTATCTGAAGAGTAATCTATCCAACAAGGACCTCAGCTACGAGACCAAGAGGAACATTGTGAAACAGTATTTGGAT TTCAAGGTACTGATGGAGCACTTGGATCGtgatgaagaggatgaggaaggTGAAGCAAATGCCAATGCTAGAAACAAAGCCATTAATTCCCTGTTAAAGGGCCCAAAACTCCAAAACCACAACCACAATAACCACACTGCTTTACTGGAAACAGATGATGAGGAGAGTGAAGATGAAGATCCACCTGCA AGGAAACCAAGGAAAGGCGGGGATTCTGCAGAGGATTCAGGTCACATGAATGAGACAGTGGAGGTCATGGATGTAATTGCCATCTGCTGTCCCAAATACAAAGACAGACCACAGATTGCCAGGGTCATCCAGAAGACCAAATCTGGCTACAATATACACTGGATGACTGGGTCTTACTCTGGACCCTGGGCTGAAGCAAAGAAACGGGATGGTCGCAAAAAGGTGCCTTGCGTTGGCACCATCAAGGAGTCAGAAattatttacaagaaaattTCCTTGACGAGCGGACAGAAGCTTACAAACAAAGTGGCACAGACGTTACGAGCGCTATATGCTGCCAAGGAGGGGACTAAGAGTTAA